Proteins encoded within one genomic window of Microbacterium sp. LKL04:
- a CDS encoding TetR/AcrR family transcriptional regulator, which yields MTNTQTVEPAKARRRGTYAKTEATRQAILDAALEVFSGSGYRAGSLREIAVRVGMSEAGLLHHFRNKSALLEAVLAEKDDRARAIVPTQSEDGAAVLRGLVELAEYNASIPGVVELFATLSAEATAPDHPAHEYFVGRYNFTRSTIERALVNLERDGRLRHGMTPRRAAITIIAMMDGLQVQWLLDRSVLDMAEELRALFRTFADIDWSDPAPEVTVDEVAP from the coding sequence ATGACGAACACGCAGACGGTCGAGCCCGCGAAGGCGCGACGACGAGGCACCTACGCCAAGACCGAGGCGACGCGACAGGCGATCCTGGACGCCGCTCTGGAGGTCTTCTCGGGGTCCGGGTACCGGGCCGGGTCGCTGCGCGAGATCGCGGTCCGCGTCGGCATGAGCGAGGCGGGACTGCTCCATCATTTCCGCAACAAGAGCGCCCTTCTCGAGGCGGTTCTCGCGGAGAAGGACGACCGCGCGCGCGCCATCGTCCCCACACAGTCCGAGGACGGTGCCGCCGTCCTCCGGGGGCTCGTGGAGCTCGCCGAGTACAACGCGTCGATCCCCGGGGTCGTGGAGCTGTTCGCCACGCTCTCCGCAGAGGCCACCGCGCCCGACCATCCCGCTCACGAGTACTTCGTGGGTCGCTACAACTTCACCAGGTCCACGATCGAGCGCGCTCTGGTGAACCTCGAGCGCGACGGACGCCTCCGTCACGGGATGACGCCCCGCCGAGCGGCCATCACGATCATCGCGATGATGGACGGTCTGCAGGTGCAGTGGCTGCTCGACCGCAGCGTCCTCGACATGGCGGAGGAACTGCGCGCCCTGTTCCGTACCTTCGCCGACATCGACTGGTCGGATCCGGCGCCGGAAGTCACCGTCGATGAGGTCGCCCCGTGA
- a CDS encoding ABC transporter substrate-binding protein — MMFRWKATAAVAVVAALALTGCAGGDTTSSTGEGGKADRLTLISIAAPTSYDIGAGAEWGNRSEFFEAVFDTLLRKDSSGEIQANLATAWEYNEDKTVLTLTLRDDATFTDGTAVDADAVVGSLERFRDGTSPQAATLAGKEFAAPDATTVTITQDAPDPSLENLLSIAPGLVQAPSSFDDENSATTPVGSGPYILDSASSVTGTTYNYTANPDYWNADAVKYENLTINVMEDTTAILNAIKAGEANGAKIADNNTISEVEGAGWAIESNELDFQGLLLLDRAGTMAPELADVKVRQALNMAFDREALLQSLQSGYGTVTEQVFPATSAAYDEALDSTYPYDPDAAKALLAEAGYPNGFTLNMMSTPAFQTTFDLVAQQLSDIGVTVNYTDPGTGNFITDMLAPKYPATWMALEQNPDWQLINFMIAPNATFNPFKYQDDTVDGYIETIQRGTEDEAAAAAKELNKYIVDQAWFAPFYRVQGSFATDANTNLEFWPTNAYPSIFDFSPKN; from the coding sequence ATGATGTTCCGATGGAAGGCCACAGCAGCCGTCGCCGTCGTCGCCGCTCTCGCACTGACCGGTTGCGCCGGTGGAGACACGACGAGCAGCACCGGTGAAGGAGGGAAGGCCGACCGGCTGACCCTGATCTCGATCGCCGCACCGACGAGCTACGACATCGGCGCCGGTGCCGAATGGGGCAACCGCAGCGAGTTCTTCGAGGCCGTTTTCGACACGCTCCTCCGCAAGGACTCCTCCGGCGAGATCCAGGCGAACCTCGCCACGGCGTGGGAGTACAACGAGGACAAGACCGTCCTGACCCTCACCCTGCGCGACGATGCAACCTTCACCGACGGCACGGCGGTGGACGCCGACGCCGTCGTGGGCAGCCTCGAGCGCTTCCGCGACGGAACCTCCCCACAGGCCGCCACCCTTGCGGGCAAGGAGTTCGCCGCCCCCGACGCGACCACCGTCACGATCACGCAAGACGCTCCCGACCCGTCGCTCGAGAACCTCCTCTCGATCGCGCCCGGACTCGTGCAGGCGCCGTCGAGCTTCGACGACGAGAACTCGGCCACCACGCCCGTCGGCTCGGGTCCGTACATCCTCGATTCCGCATCGAGCGTCACCGGCACCACCTACAACTACACGGCGAATCCCGACTACTGGAACGCCGACGCGGTCAAATACGAGAACCTCACCATCAACGTGATGGAGGACACCACCGCCATCCTCAACGCCATCAAGGCGGGCGAGGCCAACGGCGCCAAGATCGCCGACAACAACACGATCTCCGAGGTCGAGGGCGCCGGCTGGGCCATCGAGTCGAACGAGCTCGACTTCCAGGGCCTGCTCCTGCTCGACCGCGCCGGCACCATGGCGCCCGAGCTCGCCGATGTGAAGGTGCGACAGGCACTCAACATGGCGTTCGACCGCGAGGCGCTGCTGCAGTCCCTGCAGAGCGGATACGGCACCGTGACCGAGCAGGTCTTCCCCGCCACGTCCGCGGCCTACGACGAGGCGCTCGACAGCACCTACCCGTACGACCCGGATGCGGCGAAGGCCCTCCTCGCCGAGGCCGGGTACCCGAACGGCTTCACGCTGAACATGATGTCGACGCCCGCCTTCCAGACGACGTTCGACCTCGTGGCCCAGCAGCTGTCGGACATCGGCGTCACCGTCAACTACACCGACCCGGGAACGGGCAACTTCATCACCGACATGCTCGCCCCGAAGTACCCCGCGACGTGGATGGCACTGGAGCAGAACCCCGACTGGCAGCTGATCAACTTCATGATCGCGCCGAACGCGACGTTCAACCCGTTCAAGTACCAGGACGACACGGTCGACGGCTACATCGAGACGATCCAGCGCGGGACCGAGGACGAGGCTGCGGCCGCCGCCAAGGAGCTCAACAAGTACATCGTCGACCAGGCCTGGTTCGCACCGTTCTACCGCGTCCAGGGATCGTTCGCGACGGACGCGAACACGAACCTGGAGTTCTGGCCGACCAACGCCTACCCGTCGATCTTCGACTTCTCGCCGAAGAACTGA
- a CDS encoding ABC transporter permease: MLSFIIRRVVSGVVLVAVISAVAFLLLYAGGGDIARRILGENATAETVAKKTEELGLNRPLLTQYTDWLASAFTGNLGRSWFTGELVSVSVTNRLAVTLSLVIGATLISAVIAIVIGVWAARRGGAVDGTIQILSLVGFAVPGFLIALILVLIFAVNLHWFKATGYVPIATSFSGWVSSVTLPIIALSIGAIASVAVQVRGSVIDATSRDYVRTLRARGLSERSVIYKHVLRNAGGPALAVLALQFVGLLGGAVVVEQIFSIPGMGQLSVRSTTLGDIPVVMGLVIAFAILVVIVNLLIDLAQAALNPKVRLS, translated from the coding sequence ATGCTGTCATTCATCATCAGACGCGTCGTCTCCGGCGTCGTCCTCGTCGCGGTGATCTCCGCCGTCGCGTTCCTCCTCCTCTACGCCGGCGGCGGCGACATCGCCCGCCGCATCCTCGGTGAGAACGCCACCGCCGAGACGGTCGCCAAGAAGACCGAGGAGCTGGGGCTCAACCGCCCGCTCCTCACCCAGTACACCGACTGGCTCGCGTCCGCGTTCACGGGCAACCTGGGTCGCAGCTGGTTCACCGGCGAGCTGGTCAGCGTGAGCGTGACCAACCGCCTCGCCGTCACCCTCTCGCTCGTCATCGGGGCCACCCTCATCTCCGCGGTCATCGCGATCGTCATCGGGGTCTGGGCAGCGCGCCGGGGCGGCGCGGTGGACGGGACGATCCAGATCCTCTCGCTCGTCGGTTTCGCCGTGCCGGGCTTCCTCATCGCCCTCATCCTCGTGCTGATCTTCGCGGTCAACCTGCACTGGTTCAAGGCGACCGGGTACGTGCCGATCGCGACGTCGTTCAGCGGCTGGGTCTCCTCCGTCACACTGCCGATCATCGCCCTCTCCATCGGCGCGATCGCGTCGGTCGCAGTCCAGGTGCGCGGATCGGTCATCGACGCGACCTCCCGCGATTACGTCCGAACCCTCCGCGCTCGCGGCCTCAGCGAACGCTCCGTCATCTACAAGCACGTCCTGCGCAACGCCGGCGGCCCCGCGCTCGCGGTCCTCGCCCTGCAGTTCGTGGGACTCCTCGGCGGTGCGGTCGTCGTCGAGCAGATCTTCTCCATCCCGGGCATGGGACAGCTCAGTGTCCGCTCGACCACCCTCGGCGACATCCCCGTGGTGATGGGGCTCGTGATCGCCTTCGCGATCCTCGTCGTCATCGTCAACCTGCTGATCGACCTCGCTCAGGCCGCTCTGAACCCGAAGGTGAGGCTCTCGTGA